GATCTACAAAAAATCATTGAATTCCTGGAGGAGAATTGGTCTCTTGAACTAGCGATTCGGTTCATTAACAGCTATTATCACAAATTGGATTTAATTGAATCGATGCCTGGTGTTGGTTTCCTTTCTTTAAAAGATAGCAAAGTAAGAAAGGTAAAAATTGACAAGTATAATATCCTGTGTTATGAAGTAAGTGATGAAACAATCTCAATTCTTCGCATCCTTGATACCCGTAGCGATCCCGATTCCAATCCATATTGATAGATGACTTTCCTCGAAATCACAGACCTCCTTAATAGCCAATTTAGTTCTGACTTTCAGACTAATACCCAAAACCTACAACCGTACCTTACAATTCCGGCCAATCAACTGGCCAACGTTTGCCAGTTTCTCCGTGACGATGACCGATTGTTTTTCGACTTGCTGTCTTGTGTAACGGGTATCGACAACGGCGTTGAAGCCAATACGATGGAAGTTATCTACAACCTGACTTCGATTCCGTATGCACATGATCTGATGCTGAAAGTGATCGTGCCCCGCAACACCAATTCATCGAAACTTCCGTCGGTACCGAGTATATCCCACATCT
This window of the Spirosoma aerolatum genome carries:
- a CDS encoding type II toxin-antitoxin system RelE/ParE family toxin; this translates as MAGSQKIIVTASAEADLQKIIEFLEENWSLELAIRFINSYYHKLDLIESMPGVGFLSLKDSKVRKVKIDKYNILCYEVSDETISILRILDTRSDPDSNPY
- a CDS encoding NADH-quinone oxidoreductase subunit C; translation: MTFLEITDLLNSQFSSDFQTNTQNLQPYLTIPANQLANVCQFLRDDDRLFFDLLSCVTGIDNGVEANTMEVIYNLTSIPYAHDLMLKVIVPRNTNSSKLPSVPSISHIWRTADWHERETFDLVGIQFENHPDLRRILLPTDWEGHPLRTDYTEQEQYHGIKTK